The Epinephelus lanceolatus isolate andai-2023 chromosome 10, ASM4190304v1, whole genome shotgun sequence genomic sequence AACCATTGATTACATTAACTATTATTGGCTTGTGCACTAAACTTGACCCCAATAATCACCACTGAGAGACTGAGAGTTGCTCCAGCCACCCCTGGGTATCAATGAGTTAACTTCCATCACTAACATTAAATGTGCTTATTGTCATTTTAGATTTGTTGAGTGAGTTTCTAATTTATGACTCTGTTCCTTTCTTTAATAGAAATATAAATGGGTATGCCCCAAAATGGATTCTCAGTTGGCTTCAGTCCTGACCAGTGGCAGCCTGGATGTCCAAAATGGCAGCCAGTGTGCAGAGGGATCAGGGCCAGTGACAGAGGATTTTTTGGACCAAAAGGAAAAAGCCTCACCCAGTACTGTACCACCAGGTAACCTCCAGCCGTGCCCTGTCAGAGCAGCAGTGACCACCAGGCAGCCTGCTCCATCAATCAATGGGAATAAGCCAGAGGTGGGCGGGACTTGTAAGCCAGCCTCTCAGGAAACGAGTAAGGTCGGTGGGTTCAGACAGCCAATCACAGTCAAGACTGGAGTGCCTGTGTTGCGCAGCCAACCAATCAGACTCAAAATTGTTGTTCCCCCACGGTGCAAGAGGCCAATCACAAACTCTGCCATCAGCCTGACCAAAGACTTTGATCGCTCACATTTCAGAAGACCTGTTTCAGCtggagcagaaaaaaacaaaatcctcataTCTGCTGTTAAGAGTGAAGGAGAGACCAAGGAGGATACTTATCATAAGACTGAGGAAGCTAAGCCAGAATCATTCCAGGAGACACaggcagagagaggggaggaaatgTGCAAAGGGAAACATGTTTCGGGTGCTAAAATTATTCCCACAGATGGGTCAGAAACTCCTTTAATCTCGAGCACTAATACAGTTAAAATGTTGAGTCTGAAAGGGATTAAAGAGGAAACCACAGAGAGAGAAGTTGAGGAAAATGTCCCTCTGATTTTAAAAGAAGTGGACTTGAAGTCTTGTAAGACGTTTGATGAGGCGGGAATGGAGGAACAGACCGAACCGTTGGACCTGAGTTTGCCCAAGAAAAAAGAGAATCGAGAGAGGAGGTGTGAGCGCTTCCTGGATGACTCTGGCTGCGAGAGCTCTCTGATTATGGAGGTAGATGAGTACgagggagaaggagacagagataTAGTAGAGGAGGACGACGATGGCAACGGACAGGGCTCTGTACTGCGTTTGGACGGCACAGACACGCTTGAAGACTCtctcctgtctccctctttcttctctACCTCTGTCTTCACCTCCCTGTCCTCGTTAGACTGTGACACTGAAAACCTTCTTCTCATAGACGACCAGGGAATCCCGTATACTCTCAGTCCCGACGGACTCAAAGTGCCGCAAGTCGATGCTTCTACGTCAGAGGATCAGGCAGAAGGGAAGGGGTCCACCTCAGCAGAGCCTAGCCTCAGCCAAAGTTTAGATAATGCACTAAAAGCACCTTCTGATCATCCGTACCCCGCACCAGCACCTCCTACTGAGTCTCCATCACAAAGTGTTGATCAGACGAAGACTCCGGAAGTCTTCACGAGTTTGATCACAAGCTCAGATCCATCGAAGGCCGCAGAGCCGAGCGTTAAATCTGTTCAGGAGGCTGATGCTGTTAGATCAGTGCCCACCCAGCCCATTCAGGTCCTCTCCAACCCTTCTGCTAACACTCCtatcctcctcctgtcctcctcctcttcctctcctcagcTCTCCTCAGCTCAGGTGGGTCTCTCGCTTCCCCTCTCAGTCGCTCAGACCACCCCTGGTGCTTCCACCCCCAtgttcctcctcctgtcctctgtgccCTCCTCCTCTGGTGACTCCACCTCTACCTCCACCCCTATCGCTGTCCTCGACCCCTCCACCGGTCAGTTCACAGCAGCCCCCGTCTCCCTCCCTTTGCCGTCCAGTCAGGTCGGCACTCTGGCATCACCTCTGCCCGCGCTGTCCCACCCCGTCATCAGACTGAGCCCCAACAACCCTCCCGTCATCCTGTCAGGAGTGAACACCATAAACTCTGACTCTGTTCTCACCTCTCTGACGGTGCGCCCGTCCTCTCCCGCTAGTCAAAACGACCACCACAGCGCCACCCTTCATCCTCAAATCAGCTCTTCCGATTCAAACCCTGGAAGCGAAGCCATATCTGCTGAAGAAGTCTCAAGTGAAAACAACAAGCCATCAACTTTTACAGCCTCCTCTCCGCACCCGCAGTCTGCTAGCTTGACCTACGACCCTTCAGCTCAGCCCAACTCGGAGGcccagtcaccagcctcagagtCCCGTTTTGACCCAACCGACCTGCACTCAGAACATTTACCTCTGGACGACCATCTTTACTTCTCCAACGCTgctgctcccccctcccctcctgttGGACCCGTCCTCCCCTCTGATAAGCTCGACCCCCTTGACCCGCTGGATTCCCTCTCACCAGAGGGGTCACCCAACACCTTGGCCTCCCGCAGGGTGCTGTACTGCCAGCTGTGCCCACGGGTCTTCTTTTACCTCTCCGACCTTGAGCGACACGCCATCACGCACTCGCAGAAGAAGCCTCACGTTTGCCAGCAGTGCGGCAAAGCCTTCAAACGCTCCAGCCATCTGCAGGT encodes the following:
- the LOC117265342 gene encoding uncharacterized protein LOC117265342, giving the protein MDSQLASVLTSGSLDVQNGSQCAEGSGPVTEDFLDQKEKASPSTVPPGNLQPCPVRAAVTTRQPAPSINGNKPEVGGTCKPASQETSKVGGFRQPITVKTGVPVLRSQPIRLKIVVPPRCKRPITNSAISLTKDFDRSHFRRPVSAGAEKNKILISAVKSEGETKEDTYHKTEEAKPESFQETQAERGEEMCKGKHVSGAKIIPTDGSETPLISSTNTVKMLSLKGIKEETTEREVEENVPLILKEVDLKSCKTFDEAGMEEQTEPLDLSLPKKKENRERRCERFLDDSGCESSLIMEVDEYEGEGDRDIVEEDDDGNGQGSVLRLDGTDTLEDSLLSPSFFSTSVFTSLSSLDCDTENLLLIDDQGIPYTLSPDGLKVPQVDASTSEDQAEGKGSTSAEPSLSQSLDNALKAPSDHPYPAPAPPTESPSQSVDQTKTPEVFTSLITSSDPSKAAEPSVKSVQEADAVRSVPTQPIQVLSNPSANTPILLLSSSSSSPQLSSAQVGLSLPLSVAQTTPGASTPMFLLLSSVPSSSGDSTSTSTPIAVLDPSTGQFTAAPVSLPLPSSQVGTLASPLPALSHPVIRLSPNNPPVILSGVNTINSDSVLTSLTVRPSSPASQNDHHSATLHPQISSSDSNPGSEAISAEEVSSENNKPSTFTASSPHPQSASLTYDPSAQPNSEAQSPASESRFDPTDLHSEHLPLDDHLYFSNAAAPPSPPVGPVLPSDKLDPLDPLDSLSPEGSPNTLASRRVLYCQLCPRVFFYLSDLERHAITHSQKKPHVCQQCGKAFKRSSHLQRHKHIHTGQRNFVCPICAKRFREAGELQRHQRVHTGEKPYQCQLCHTRFAERNTLRRHTKRKHPYHQVAMEMLNERRDRGGGGGGGGGGGGGGGGRSGVQEEEESAEWYSSTVSNLDNSESEMET